A genomic window from Lotus japonicus ecotype B-129 chromosome 1, LjGifu_v1.2 includes:
- the LOC130734400 gene encoding FBD-associated F-box protein At5g56370-like, with protein MADRISTLPDEVHSHILSFLPTQNAITTSVLSKGWKPLWRSVPTLFFDDQTYLINDKPYDSFSKFIYRTILNRDMQKPITSFRLQCGHSNFNLSDSDVTTWVNAAMQSGIENLHIELPSSSDPVRLRSSSIFSCKTLVVLKLIALDVDVFSISDLPFLKTLHLDYVEFRGPNYLMKLLSGCPVLEDLRLTRIYCAGSDSPRPSNKNLKSLSKLVRADIFRIGPNFALKVICNVEFLRIDKYPDADDNPVFPNLTHVELMFGTGMNWDLVLAMLKNWPKLQKLSLDMVESDTDMVWNSPFNVPECLFSQLRKCSITNYSGTESEQQFAKYMMKNSGVLQTMTICTACSSKLQDKFEMLKELSSCPRSSAICELLFK; from the exons ATGGCTGACAGAATCAGCACGTTGCCAGATGAAGTCCATTCTCacattctctcttttcttccaaCCCAAAACGCCATTACCACAAGTGTTCTCTCAAAGGGGTGGAAGCCACTATGGCGTTCAGTTCCTACTCTCTTCTTTGACGACCAAACCTACCTCATCAATGACAAACCCTACGATTCCTTTTCAAAGTTCATATATAGAACCATTCTCAACAGAGATATGCAGAAACCAATCACAAGTTTTCGTCTACAATGTGGTCATTCCAATTTCAACCTTTCTGATTCCGATGTTACTACATGGGTCAACGCTGCAATGCAAAGTGGAATTGAAAATCTGCACATCGAGCTTCCCTCTTCTTCAGACCCTGTACGCTTAAGGTCCAGCAGCATTTTCAGCTGCAAAACTCTGGTTGTTCTCAAGTTGATTGCGTTAGACGTGGATGTATTTTCTATTTCGGACCTTCCTTTCCTCAAAACTTTGCATTTGGATTATGTTGAGTTTCGCGGACCGAATTATCTTATGAAACTTCTTTCTGGGTGTCCAGTTCTTGAGGATTTGCGTTTGACGCGTATATACTGTGCTGGCTCTGATAGTCCTAGACCTAGTAATAAGAACTTGAAAAGTTTATCTAAGTTGGTCAGGGCAGATATATTTCGCATTGGTCCAAATTTTGCTCTGAAAGTGATTTGTAATGTAGAATTTCTTCGCATTGACAAG TACCCTGATGCTGATGACAATCCAGTTTTTCCCAATTTAACTCATGTGGAGCTCATGTTCGGTACTGGTATGAACTGGGATTTGGTACTTGCGATGCTCAAGAATTGGCCAAAGCTGCAAAAGTTATCACTTGATATGGTGGAAAGTGATACTGATATGGTTTGGAATTCCCCCTTTAATGTTCCTGAGTGTCTTTTTTCACAGCTTAGGAAGTGCTCTATTACAAATTATAGCGGCACAGAAAGTGAGCAGCAGTTTGCAAAATATATGATGAAGAACTCAGGAGTTTTACAGACAATGACCATATGCACTGCGTGTTCCTCGAAATTACAGGACAAATTTGAAATGCTAAAAGAATTGTCCTCATGCCCAAGAAGTTCTGCAATATGTGAACTTTTATTTAAATGA